The following coding sequences lie in one Maniola jurtina chromosome 11, ilManJurt1.1, whole genome shotgun sequence genomic window:
- the LOC123869719 gene encoding tigger transposable element-derived protein 1-like: MSNMSSSHTPNKKIKSKYSEENLKKALDEVRDNKKSIRQICKDYGIPKTTILDKLSGRRPDGVKKSGPEPALGIEGEKKIVAWLLDISKCGFPVKKNELLDTVQKIVQDGQFKNQFKDDRPGQKWFDKFLARNTEISVKNAEGINKARAHVTEQSIRLWFKELEEYLKSINQTDILSNPERIFNGDESGFALCPKTGKVLGPRGFKNLYQIKPNNEKENITVLLTFNANGDMCPPCVVFPYVRPPKAVVNSMPEGWCLGKSETGWMRGDVFFEYVTNDFNNWVEEKNIKKPVLLLVDGHKSHMSLMLSTICEEMKIILYALPPNTTHILQPADVSVFAPVKTYWKATVREFLSKPENLNSAVTKSNFCTLLNEALKHPNMPENIKNGFKRCGLFPFDANSPDYTKCVRNTLENVQSIGGPTHDINHSDIKTFKKVLKYIRPALKEKKINIRPILREVNNLRKSLPPELGIGEISIETESESSLIDLSNTEENLTNSSHIECELDATTEITFSSSHNEDKNRNDSNDSSPTLQIETVSAEVHTAPIQSVEPDRLINDWSSHE; the protein is encoded by the exons ATGAGCAAT atgaGTTCTTCCCACACTCCGAATAAAAAGATAAAGAGCAAATATTCAgaagaaaatttaaagaaaGCTTTGGACGAAGTTCGAGACAACAAGAAGTCCATAAGACAAATATGTAAAGATTACGGAATTCCTAAGACCACAATATTAGACAAATTAAGCGGACGCAGACCAGATGGAGTAAAGAAATCTGGGCCAGAACCAGCGTTAGGGATTGAGGGGGAAAAGAAAATAGTAGCTTGGCTTCTCGATATTTCAAAATGTGGGtttccagttaaaaaaaatgaattgttGGATACAGTTCAAAAGATAGTTCAAGATGGCCAATTTAAAAACCAATTCAAGGATGATCGCCCAGGCCAAAAGTGGTTCGACAAATTTTTAGCGAGAAATACGGAGATATCGGTAAAAAATGCTGAAGGCATTAATAAAGCTAGAGCTCATGTCACGGAGCAGTCTATTAGGCTCTGGTTTAAAGAGCTCGAAGAATATTTGAAAAGTATAAACCAAACAGACATTTTGAGCAACCCGGAAAGAATATTCAATGGAGACGAAAGCGGATTCGCTCTTTGCCCTAAGACTGGAAAAGTTTTGGGTCCAAGAGGATTCAAGAATTTGTATCAAATTAAACCCAACAACGAAAAAGAGAACATAACGGTGTTATTGACATTTAATGCGAATGGAGATATGTGCCCACCTTGCGTCGTATTTCCATACGTAAGACCACCCAAAGCTGTAGTGAATAGTATGCCTGAAGGATGGTGCCTCGGTAAGTCAGAGACGGGTTGGatgagaggagatgtgttcttCGAATACGTGacaaatgattttaataattgggtagaggaaaaaaatattaaaaaaccagTACTTCTACTGGTAGATGGGCATAAATCGCACATGTCACTAATGCTCAGTACGATATGTGaagaaatgaaaattattttgtatgccCTGCCACCAAATACAACCCACATATTACAACCAGCTGACGTTAGCGTATTTGCACCAGTAAAGACTTATTGGAAGGCTACTGTGCGTGAATTTCTTTCGAAACCTGAAAACCTTAATTCTGCAGTCACAAAATCAAATTTTTGCACGCTACTCAATGAAGCATTAAAGCACCCTAACATGCCCGAGAATATTAAGAATGGATTTAAGCGCTGTGGCCTATTCCCATTCGACGCGAACAGCCCAGATTATACCAAATGTGTAAGAAATACATTAGAAAATGTACAATCCATTGGCGGACCAACACACGATATCAACCATTCAGATATTAAAAcgtttaaaaaagttttaaagtaCATAAGGCCGGcacttaaagaaaaaaaaattaacattcgACCTATCTTAAGAGAAGTAAACAATTTGAGAAAGTCTCTTCCGCCGGAACTAGGTATTGGAGAAATTTCGATTGAAACAGAATCAGAAAGTTCATTGATAGATCTTTCAAATACAGAAGAAAACCTCACAAATTCTTCTCATATTGAGTGTGAATTGGATGCAACTACAGAAATCACTTTCTCTTCATCACACAATGAAGATAAAAATCGAAATGACAGCAATGACTCAAGCCCGACTCTACAAATAGAAACAGTTTCAGCTGAAGTTCATACTGCCCCAATACAATCTGTTGAGCCTGACAG ACTTATCAATGATTGGAGCAGTCACGAATAA
- the LOC123869477 gene encoding uncharacterized protein C01G6.5-like: MTSMIQTESAILPTLPSKSSTYESPNEKSLILQPLTSVAVGPQRNISDPFKNHLMLPEIPDKARKKSQRTPAAISSAAWRKYYEDREEIKNKKQETIRKRKIERTAKQEQKKTQKIRKVARKRQKKPHPIKRTADMDTLHLEYQKENVPDTAETHKFLGELNPENDNSARKRTKQVAAVLTSKESIKSKRTKLEKKSKIQNRKPRSFKNKLESTSEEEDLILLDNEDSAGEDCEYDCLRCGENYYKTEKIEDWIQCIFCHKWMHENCTPFENTCDTCGILNK, from the exons ATGACTTCGATGATTCAAACAGAATCAGCTATATTACCAACATTGCCATCTAAATCATCCACCTACGAATCGCCAAATGAAAAATCTCTTATATTGCAACCTTTGACATCAGTAGCTGTTGGACCGCAAAGAAATATATCGGACCCATTTAAAAATCACCTGATGCTACCTGAGATCCCTGATAAGGCCAGAAAAAAAAGTCAAAGAACTCCTGCAGCTATTTCTTCAGCTGCATGGAGAAAGTACTACGAAGATAGAGAggagataaaaaacaaaaagcaggaaacaataagaaaaagaaagataGAACGAACAGCCAAACAGGAACagaaaaaaactcaaaaaattcGAAAAGTTGCTCGGAAACGACAAAAAAAGCCACATCCTATTAAAAGAACAGCAGACATGGACACACTACATTTAGAATATCAGAAAGAAAATGTACCAG ACACTGCCGAAACTCATAAATTTCTTGGTGAATTAAATCCTGAAAATGACAACTCTGCAAGAAAACGTACAAAACAAGTAGCAGCAGTATTGACTTCAAAAGAAAGTATTAAATCAAAGAGAACAAAACTAGAGAAGAAATCTAAAATACAAAATCGAAAGCCACGTTcgtttaaaaacaaattggaATCGACTTCTGAAGAAGAAGACCTAATACTTTTGGATAACGAGGATTCAGCTGGAGAAGACTGCGAATATGATTGTTTAAGATGTGGCGAAAACTACtataaaactgaaaaaattGAAGATTGGATTCAATGCATTTTCTGTCATAAATGGATGCATGAAAATTGTACGCCGTTTGAAAATACTTGCGACACATGTggaatattaaataaatga